Within Vidua chalybeata isolate OUT-0048 chromosome 26, bVidCha1 merged haplotype, whole genome shotgun sequence, the genomic segment GCTGTAGTGGATGGGTCTGTCCAGAACACGCTGTGAAGGGCTTGAGCAGCCCTAATGGCTGTGGCATGTGCCCTGGGAGCCAGCTCAGCTTGCTGCAGCACATGGGACAGGTGATGGGAGGAGAGGGCAGCTCAGGCCACGGCTCAGTGTGAGGTTGCAGTGGTCCCTGGGGTgacagcaggggctgtgcccaaAGGAGGAAGGTTGTGTCCAGCCAGCTCCCTGCCTACTGTGTGCCCACATGTGCAGTGCTGCCCAGACTCTGCTCTGACGCAGTGACCAcgctgccacagcccagcctggacCTTGCAGCTGTCAGGGAACATTCTGGACCAAACACGGGCACTCCACGTGGCACGTTACAGCCCCCACTGGCCAGAGCTGCATCCAGAACCTTGGGAATCACGGGCACACCGTGTCCCAGggccagctgctgccactgcagtcACACAGCTCCGGggctgccagctgctcctgggcctgCTGTGCACAGACCCAGGGCAGAAATTGGGTTCCCCCAGGCTGGCCCCACTCCTTCCCTGGGAAGGCCAGCCAGCCCGTTTGCAGTGCACATCCCCAGcggtgctgctggcagggctcacGGTGCAGGGGACGAGTGGGACCCTGAGCAATTGTCAGACCAGCCAGAGCACAGAACCCTGCATGCCcaggcaggtcctgctgccctgccctgccccacgTCCACACAGTGACTTTGGGGCTGGGGATTTATCCACAGGGCAGCGcatggagcagcactgggaccGTGTGGACCCTGGCACCTCCGGCACAGTCCTGACCTCTGGCACTGCCCAAACACACTGGGGTACTGGGCTGAGCCACTCTGTcctctgctgggagggaggaggtgaCTGCTTCCatcctgcctcctgccctctccccaTTATGGCCCCAGTTTTCCCACAGTGACTTTTTCCTAGGGGACTGGAGTGCTAGTCCCCGTCGCCAACACTTTTTGCCCCAGTTTCCGCTGTGAAATCTCCTGTGAAGGATTTATTGCtgataatttcaaaatatttttggaacaGAAGCCAAGTCTGTTGCATTCCTTCACGCCGGCCAAAGCCACTCTCAGTTGAAGACCCTGGAATGAGCTGTTGGAGAATTTGTTTTGCAGGAGTAATTCTGTTTCTGTGCAAACTTCTGTTTTGTTGGAATGTTTTGCAGGTCAGGAGCTCAGTCCAGAGTCTGGGACCACCTTCCTTGAGTGCAGCACGGCCAGGCTGGATAGGACATGCCTACAGCAGGGCTGAGTCTGTGGCCTTTGCCTGCTTTCCTCCCAGGCCATCCATGCCCATATCCCAGGGAGCAAGGTTTGCTGGTGTTTTGCCTGTCAGACCCCGTGGCTCCCTGGGCTCTGCatgggcagaggggcaggatgagGCCTGTAACTCCTGCTGTTTGTCAGCAGGACTCAGCACTGGACACAGCTCTCACAGAGACAAACAGCATAGGGCAGGGGTTCAAGGATCCTGAcatgaattttctcaggaaggaGATAAGTGATGCATTTCACTGGCTGTTGATCATTAATGCCTTGCTGtctgctcagctgtgctgctgctggctgggcaccccgtgctgctgccacagggcagtGTCCAGGCACTAGCAGCTGTGGATGTTAAGGTtgcagtgccagcactgctaCCAGGGACAGCAGAGTGCAGCTGGGGTGGAGGGGCTGGCCATGGGCACCACAGGATGAGTTCTGTGTTTGGCTCTGTACCCACAGCTGGGGTCtgatggggcaggagggattAAACCagtggagcagtgctgggaggagaaGTGCAGTCCCTATTTGCAAAGGTCCTTCAGCCCCCCAGTAGAGATCAGAGGAACACGATTGGCAGCCAGGAGCATCCCAGGCCTGGCTGTCTGGGACTGCAGGGACCTCCGGGAATGGCTTTGAAAGTTTCCCATCATGCAAAGTCCTGGTTAAATTAGCCTGGCAAATGAGGAGGGGATGGGCAGTCTGCCCTCTGCTCCATGCACCCACTCCATGCTCCTGGGCATCCTCGCCATGCTCCGGTGGTGATTCACGGGGGGGATGGCAGAGAGACCAGAGCAATTGTCAGCCCTGGAcatggcagctctgcaggactgTCACACACAGAGGGTGGCATAATGGAGCAAGGGCTGCGGGTCagtcagagcagctgagctgttgtactgggcagctggaggagccagggctgcaggatcCCTGAGCAAGGGGATGGTGAGGGGCAGGGGATGGGTGTTGGGGTTGGAGCACTGCACTCCACGTGCTCTCGAAACCTGTTTCCCCTTTTACGTAAGCTGTTCCAAACATGTTTGTTACAACCCCCTGGTGATGTACCTTTGGAAAGAGTGGTTTTGGGTCCAAAGATCAGTGCTGGGACAGTGACCTGCCTGCTGCAAACAAGACCCTGCAGAGTATAAAACCCCAGTGGCACAGTGGAGTACGGGACAGCCAGAGGCACGCCgagggcagcagaggaggatgGAGGCCAACATGAACCTCCTGCACGACATGGGCATCCGGACCACacactggctgcagcagcacttccagggcTCCCAGGACTGGTTCCTCTTCATCTCTTATGCTGCTGATCTCAGGAATGCTTTTTTTGTCCTCTTCCCCATCTGGTTCCACTTCAGTGAAGCAGTGGGCATCAGGCTCATCTGGGTGGCTGTAATTGGAGACTGGCTCAACCTCGTCTTCAAGTGGTGAGTAGCCCCCAGCCAACACTCCCACCGTGTGTTGGCACACCTGGATTAATGTAGGCCTGATGGGTGCTCTCAGCCCCAGTGCTGGAGTAGAACAAAGaccagagctcagccccagctgggcaATGACAATGGTCACACCTTCCCAAGCCATGCAGCAACAGCTCTCCCCCTGTGCTCCAAGCAGAGATGGAGCCTCCTGCAAACAGACCCTCCCATCAGCCAGGGCTGTGATGCTGAGTGGGGGGATCTTTACAGAGCCCCTCACCACAGGAGGTCATATTGACCTGCTCCCAGGAAGTTCTTGCTCTTCCccctcagggctggggatggggacatggacaGGCAGAGTCAGCTGTCAGAACCAAGCAATCAGCTGGGTGCTGTGTCTGTCAGGATGCCCTGGACCACTTGTGGGTCCTTTGCTTCTTCCATGTCCCAGGACAGATCTAAAGCTGCAGTTGTGCCCTGGACCTCCCCAGatcctttctattttcttttcaggatCCTCTTTGGGGAGAGACCATACTGGTGGGTCCTTGACACAGACTATTATGGCAACAACTCTGCACCAGAGATCCAGCAGTTCCCTCTCACCTGCGAGACTGGCCCCGGTAGGGTTCCCCAAGCCATGGAAGGGGCTTGCATCCAGGGGCAGGGGGTGCTTGCCCATGGTGACCTGCACACACAAGGAGGGGGGTGCTggcctggccagggctgtggctggcagcctgcagggagCACATGCCCCTGGACAGCTCTGGAGAGAGGGCccttgctgctgtgcctgcaggggaaggaggcagagcagcctctgcagaCCTTCGCCCTTGGTGAAGCTGCGGTGGTTCGGCACAAACCCCTGCGGGTGCTCAGCTCTGGCCCATGCAGAGTCTGACCTGAGTCTCTCTTCTTGCCCAGGGAGCCCATCTGGCCATGCCATGGGTGCAGCAGGCGTGTACTATGTCATGGTGACAgccctcctctctgctgctgggggagagaAGCAGTCAAGGACACTCAGATACTGGTAAGCTGTGTGCCAAAAccacctgtgccaggcagaggcagctccagcactgacaGGCACAGCCAAGCCCATCAAGGCACAAGGCTGTGGACTGACAGCTGGGGTCTGCATGGGGACAAGCTCAGCGACAGCCAGGCATTGTTTGGAGTACATGATGGCAGTGCCACGGGCAGTGCAAACTGGCCCTGGCACTGACATGGCCACCTGTCCCTCACAGGGCGCTGTGGACAGTGCTTTGGATTGGGTTCTGGGCAGTTCAGGTCTGTGTCTGCATGTCCCGAGTCTTCATTGCTGCTCACTTCCCCCACCAGGTGATTGCAGGGGTTTTCTCAGGTGAGTGTATCAGTCCCCCCATCCCTTTCCtacagcagcactgtgctggaCTGCAGTACCTGTGGCACTGACCAATGCTCCCACTTTGTCACTGGCAGGGATTGCTGTGGCCAAGACCTTCCAGCATGTCCGCTGCATCTACCAAGCCAGCTTCCATCGGTACCTGGGCATcaccttcttcctcttcagcttCACCCTGGGTTTCTACCTGCTGCTGTGGACATTCGGCGtggacctgctctggacacTGGAGAAGGCACAGAAGTGGTGCAGCAACCCTGAGTGGGTCCACATTGACACCACCCCCTTTGCCAGCCTCCTCCGTAACCTGGGCATCCTCTtcgggctggggctggccctCAACTCCCACCTGTACAAGGAGAGCTCCCAGCtgaagcagagccagcagctgcccttCCGCCTGGGCTGCATCGCTGcctccctcctcatcctccacGTCTTCGATGCCTTCAAGCCACCCTCCCACATGCAGCTGCTCTTCTACGCCCTCTCCTTCTGCAAGAGTGCGGCCGTGCCGCTGGCTACTGTCGGCCTCATCCCCTactgcctctcccagctcctggccacGCAGGACAAAAAGGCTGCCTAAGGCAGGCAGACAGCCCAGGGGTGTCTCAGGGGCAGCTACCAGGCCCTGGGTGCACCTCAGCCACTGTTTGCTTCCCGCTGAATCTGCACAGGCTGatcctgcactgggagcagaCCACGGAGGCTGGGCtagtggtgctgctgggtggcTCCCACAACACGGACCCACAGTGCCAGTCAcgctgggctggggctggctgatGGCACAGAGAGCCCTGCATGCCCAAGactcccctgctgtccctcctgcaCCCACAGGTGGGGGTCACCTGCCCAggacccagcagcagcagcgggaggTTCTGCACTCccttgcagcccatggggaCAGGCCACCTCCAcgctgcagagctggggacagcaccACTGGCAGCAGGGCTCTCACCTCGGTGTGCCTGGGGTCTGCTGAAGAGGCAGCTCTGTGAAAGGAAGGGCAGACTGTGACACGGAGATCAAGTGCCAGTGTGagggagccccagccctgggacgTTTGGTGTTCGCCTCAGTGTGATCAGTGTGGGGTGCACACACGGCCCTGTGTGTACTTGCATTACATGTCTCTGTGCACACATCACATGGGGTGGGTGGGGCTGTGCACAGGAGGTGTTTTATTAAAGCTGAAGGTTGTTTTGCTGGTGAGTTTGAGTGTCCCGCTGGCCAGCGCCATGGGATGGGGGATCAGCTCCTGGATGCAGGGTTGTGGCATGGCCTGCAGATGGTAGAGGAAGGACATTTCTCCTGGGGGCTGAAGACCCTCAACACCTGCAAGACATGTTCAAGCCACTGGGAAGGGCACTGCCTAGTGCCCTTCTTTTGCCCTGAGGTGCAGCTGAACACTGACAGCACAGGGGGGGGCAATGAGctgctttttgtgctgtttaTCCAAGGTTTATGGGTGCACTTTGTGCCAGGAACAGGGACAAACTTGTGTCACCTCACTGCTTACAGAAACAAGCTCAGCTTTGGGGCCAACTggctcagctggggctgtgctgagccctcAGGGTGTGGGGGACAGACCTGGCATTTCACCatggtgtggggctggggtcaTGCCCCTCTCACCTCAGTACCCCAGCTCAGTGCTCACCCTGCAGCAGGAAGTCCTGCTGCCCTCCAAGCTGTGCAGGCTGTACAGCCCAGCTATCAACCTTTTCAGGAAACATCCTCGCTCAGTCTGAGATAGTCCAAAATACACAGGGAGGTGCAGATACTTTCTTCCTGCCAGACTCTGCGTGCATGTGTAGGATTGCTCCCAAAgcaccagcccctgcagctctgaCCCCACACCCAGTTCCAGGCCTCAGTGGTGGTCCCTGTGTTCTGACACCATCCCAACAGCTCAGCCAAGGCTGTGGCCATGCAGCAGTCACAGCAGCCATGGCTGGGAACCCAatctgctggggctgctcccatcCCCATGTTCATGACAGATGAATTTCCTTAGGATAGAGgtttcttttattctgtttctctgtttatTACCAACACCTGGGGTAAACCTGTTACACCATTTCTAGCAAGAAAGGGAAGGGTAAATTCTCAAATTACCTGTTGAGCCCCTTGTGGCTCCAGAGCGCCCATAAGTTCCTCCAGAGgagactgcagcagctccagggcctgcCTGGGCAGGAAAGGTGAGCTGAGGGAACAccagggacagctctgcctgATCCTGAGGGAGTTTACAGCTGCATCAGCTGAAGAAATCACCGATGGTCAAAAAACGACCAGTAACAACTGCACCCCACCAAGGGAAAGGACTTGGTACGTGGTGAGGAATGATCTCCTGCCTGTGGGGTACCTGCTCTGccttccagctgctctctgcccttgcccagcccagctgcctctTGCTTGAGTGTTCGTGCCAAGCAACTCCTCCTCAGCAACTGGCACAAAGCAAAATGCCCCAAAGTACTGCCAGCGGGAGGCCCCTCCTGGGTTTGGGAACCCTACAAAGTCGTTAACTAAGGACTACTTTATTCCCTGCACCATTTGTCCTGAGAAATGAGCCCTTGCAGCAAAGCCCTGATGGCAGATCCCCTCCCCATTTCCGTGAGCAGCCCACGCAGAGCATGTGCACACCAGCTGTTGGGTTCAGGTCTTTATTCTCTGGTAGAGAAGCTAGTGGAGTCTATGCAAACAAATATATGACAAACCTACTTTGAGAATTGTTTCTTATGCTC encodes:
- the G6PC1 gene encoding glucose-6-phosphatase catalytic subunit 1 yields the protein MEANMNLLHDMGIRTTHWLQQHFQGSQDWFLFISYAADLRNAFFVLFPIWFHFSEAVGIRLIWVAVIGDWLNLVFKWILFGERPYWWVLDTDYYGNNSAPEIQQFPLTCETGPGSPSGHAMGAAGVYYVMVTALLSAAGGEKQSRTLRYWALWTVLWIGFWAVQVCVCMSRVFIAAHFPHQVIAGVFSGIAVAKTFQHVRCIYQASFHRYLGITFFLFSFTLGFYLLLWTFGVDLLWTLEKAQKWCSNPEWVHIDTTPFASLLRNLGILFGLGLALNSHLYKESSQLKQSQQLPFRLGCIAASLLILHVFDAFKPPSHMQLLFYALSFCKSAAVPLATVGLIPYCLSQLLATQDKKAA